One genomic region from Defluviitalea raffinosedens encodes:
- the yhbH gene encoding sporulation protein YhbH, translated as MERLGDSMAIFREFQKYGRDRSAEDRRRHRELVEKSIKENIGDIISEESIIGQAKNKKIKIPIRGLKEYYFKYGSNQKAIGSGDGSEKKGDRYPKGKYSNGNGEGNQAGNEEGEDIYETEITIEDAIQYLFEDLDLPYLYRKQFTEIQSDSTGKRWGIQTKGIPPRISKKHTVIEKIKRKKQMQRNQDIEEDERFPFHKDDIRYFRIQPKLKRDSNAVIICIMDTSGSMGQTKKYLARSFYFLLYQFVRIKYLHVEVVFIAHTTVAKEVTEDEFFHKGESGGTYISSGYQKALEIIRERYNSEVWNIYAFHCSDGDNWGEDNQKAIEKAIELCKVCNMFGYGEIKTSTYTSTIMHKYMEEIKEPNFAMVKISNKEEVWSAFKELLNIEKKNGPKGWLS; from the coding sequence TTGGAAAGATTAGGTGATAGCATGGCAATCTTTCGGGAGTTTCAAAAATATGGCAGAGATCGGAGCGCAGAAGACAGACGACGTCATAGAGAACTGGTGGAAAAAAGTATAAAGGAAAATATAGGGGATATTATTTCGGAAGAAAGCATTATTGGTCAAGCTAAAAATAAGAAAATCAAAATCCCCATCAGAGGGCTTAAAGAATATTATTTTAAGTATGGCTCAAATCAAAAAGCTATCGGTTCAGGGGATGGAAGTGAAAAAAAAGGAGACCGCTATCCCAAAGGAAAATACAGCAATGGAAACGGCGAGGGAAATCAAGCAGGGAATGAAGAAGGAGAAGACATTTACGAAACGGAAATAACCATCGAAGATGCGATTCAATATTTATTTGAAGATCTTGACCTTCCTTATCTTTATAGAAAACAGTTTACAGAAATTCAATCCGACAGCACTGGAAAACGTTGGGGAATTCAAACCAAAGGAATTCCTCCCCGAATTTCTAAAAAGCATACAGTCATAGAAAAAATCAAAAGAAAAAAACAGATGCAACGTAATCAAGATATAGAGGAAGATGAAAGATTTCCTTTTCATAAGGATGATATCAGATACTTTCGCATTCAGCCAAAATTAAAAAGAGATTCCAATGCAGTGATCATTTGCATTATGGATACCTCAGGTTCCATGGGGCAGACAAAAAAGTATCTGGCAAGAAGTTTCTATTTTCTTCTGTACCAATTTGTGCGGATTAAGTATCTTCATGTGGAAGTGGTCTTTATTGCCCATACCACGGTGGCAAAAGAGGTAACCGAAGACGAGTTTTTCCACAAAGGCGAATCCGGAGGAACTTATATCAGCAGCGGGTACCAAAAGGCATTGGAGATTATAAGAGAAAGATATAATTCCGAGGTGTGGAATATCTATGCTTTTCACTGCAGTGATGGAGATAACTGGGGAGAAGATAACCAAAAAGCTATAGAAAAAGCCATAGAGCTTTGCAAAGTCTGCAATATGTTTGGATATGGAGAAATTAAAACCAGTACTTATACCAGCACAATCATGCATAAATATATGGAAGAAATCAAAGAACCTAATTTTGCAATGGTTAAAATATCCAACAAGGAAGAAGTATGGTCGGCCTTTAAAGAGCTTTTAAATATAGAAAAGAAGAATGGCCCGAAAGGGTGGTTGTCATGA
- a CDS encoding PrkA family serine protein kinase codes for MGTTDFYTLIQKDRGERKTLDFKGTLLDYLHIVKESPEISALSHERLYRLIVEPGVEVIKTEEDPRLRRIYGKDTIKKYKFFENDFFGIDEVLMKLVRYFHSAAMRGEESRQVLYLVGPVGSGKSSLIEALKKLLESSPPIYALEGCPMREEPLHLIPKHLRPAFEKELNVKIEGDLCPVCRYRLKNEFKGEYEKFPVVSVDFSIRSRKGIGVVPPVDPNNQDTSVLIGSVDISKMDLYPEDDPRVFALNGAFNVGNRGIVEFIEVFKNDVEYLHTMITATQEKSIPSPGKGSMIYFDGVILAHSNEAEWNKFKADHTNEAILDRIVKIEVPYCLELNEEIKIYEKILRKSNFKAHIAPHTIEVASMFAILSRLALSNKVDPMTKLKIYNGEEIIEKGTTKRIDVMELKEEAGREGMTGISTRFIMKALDSALSDSEHNCINPLSVMESLIKEVKEMAAPEDLKKRYLGFLQDSIKKEYHQILEKEVTKAFIHGYREQAQDLFNNYLDHAEAFVNKTKLKDPNTGEELEPDEEFLSSIEQQLGITPSAAKGFRQDVTAYMFSVLRNGGKIDYTCYEPLKEAIEKKLTASVRELSRIITKSKVRDQEQSKKYDAMVEEMKRNGYCDHCCNVVLKYAANNLWKD; via the coding sequence ATGGGCACAACCGATTTTTATACTCTCATACAAAAAGACCGGGGAGAAAGAAAAACACTGGATTTTAAAGGAACCCTATTGGATTATTTACATATTGTTAAAGAATCTCCTGAAATCAGTGCGCTTTCTCATGAAAGGTTATATAGACTTATTGTAGAACCGGGAGTAGAAGTGATAAAAACAGAAGAAGATCCGAGACTAAGAAGAATTTACGGCAAAGATACCATTAAAAAATATAAGTTTTTTGAGAATGACTTTTTTGGGATTGATGAAGTACTGATGAAATTAGTACGATACTTTCATTCTGCAGCCATGAGGGGAGAGGAATCAAGGCAGGTCTTATATCTTGTAGGTCCTGTGGGTTCAGGTAAATCTTCTTTAATTGAAGCGCTTAAGAAATTACTTGAATCCAGTCCTCCAATTTATGCATTAGAAGGCTGTCCAATGAGAGAAGAACCACTTCATCTTATACCAAAACATCTTCGACCTGCGTTTGAAAAGGAACTTAATGTAAAGATTGAAGGGGATTTATGTCCTGTATGCAGATATAGACTTAAGAATGAATTTAAAGGTGAATATGAAAAATTTCCTGTAGTCTCCGTTGATTTTTCTATACGTTCCAGAAAAGGTATTGGCGTTGTTCCGCCAGTAGACCCGAATAACCAGGATACTTCAGTGCTTATTGGTTCTGTAGATATTTCCAAAATGGATTTATACCCGGAGGACGATCCCAGGGTTTTTGCATTAAATGGGGCTTTTAATGTAGGCAACAGAGGAATTGTGGAATTTATAGAGGTATTTAAAAATGATGTGGAGTATTTGCATACCATGATCACAGCCACCCAGGAAAAATCTATTCCATCTCCTGGAAAAGGTTCTATGATTTATTTTGACGGAGTCATATTAGCCCATTCCAATGAAGCAGAGTGGAATAAATTTAAAGCGGACCATACCAATGAGGCCATATTGGACAGAATTGTTAAAATTGAAGTGCCTTACTGTCTGGAACTAAATGAAGAAATAAAAATATATGAAAAGATTCTTAGAAAGTCCAACTTTAAAGCACACATCGCTCCCCACACGATAGAAGTTGCTTCAATGTTTGCGATACTTAGCCGTCTTGCACTTTCTAACAAGGTAGATCCTATGACCAAATTAAAGATTTACAACGGAGAAGAAATCATTGAAAAAGGCACTACAAAAAGAATTGATGTCATGGAGCTGAAAGAAGAGGCAGGAAGAGAAGGGATGACAGGAATTTCTACCAGATTTATTATGAAAGCATTGGACAGTGCTCTGTCAGACTCGGAACATAATTGCATTAATCCTTTAAGTGTTATGGAGAGTTTGATTAAAGAAGTTAAAGAAATGGCTGCACCGGAAGATTTGAAGAAGAGATATCTGGGATTCCTTCAAGACAGCATTAAAAAAGAATATCATCAGATACTGGAAAAGGAAGTGACGAAAGCCTTTATCCATGGCTATAGGGAACAGGCTCAGGATCTATTTAACAATTATTTGGACCATGCAGAAGCCTTTGTAAATAAAACCAAGCTAAAAGATCCAAATACAGGAGAAGAATTAGAACCCGATGAAGAATTTTTATCTTCTATTGAGCAGCAGCTGGGAATTACTCCAAGTGCAGCAAAGGGCTTTAGACAGGATGTAACCGCTTATATGTTTTCAGTTTTAAGGAATGGCGGTAAGATTGATTACACCTGTTATGAACCCTTAAAAGAAGCGATAGAAAAGAAATTAACGGCATCGGTCAGAGAATTGTCCAGAATTATTACCAAATCAAAAGTTCGAGACCAAGAACAAAGCAAAAAATATGATGCCATGGTAGAGGAAATGAAAAGGAATGGTTATTGCGACCACTGCTGCAATGTAGTACTAAAATATGCGGCTAACAATCTTTGGAAAGATTAG